A window of Arcobacter acticola genomic DNA:
TTTGTATGATTAAATAAAAAGAGGAGTTATTATGGAAAAAATATCTAAAAGTCTTATTTTGATTTGTATTATGTTTTTATTCACAGCTTGTTCTTCAAAAAATCCACCTCTACAAACTGTAGAAAAAGTTGATTTAGAGAGATATCTTGGTACTTGGTATGAAATAGCAAGATATGAACATTTTTTTGAAAAAGATTGCAAAAATGTAAGTGCAAACTATTCAATTATGGATGAAGAAACTATTAAAGTAATAAATAAATGTACAAAAATCCAAACAAATGAAAAAAAAGAAGCAATGGGTAGAGCCTATGCAATAGATGAAACAAACAGTAAGCTAAAAGTTAGTTTTTTTAGACCATTTTATGGTGATTATTGGGTTTTAATTCTGGATGAAAACTATGAATATGCAGTTGTTGGTACTCCTAATAGAGAGTACTTATGGATTTTAGCAAGGGATAAAAAACTTCCACTAAAAATTCAAAATGATATTTTAGAGAAACTTCCAAGTTTAGGATTTGATATATCTAAATTACTTTGGACAATGCAGGAAAAATAATGTATTTTGAAAAAAAAGATAGTGAAAAATTAGATTTTACTAAAAAATCTAAAAAAGAAAAACAAGATTTAAGTGAACTTCAAGAAGAGGATTTAAATCGTCTAATAGAAATGGCTTGGCAAGATAGAACAACATTTGATACTATCTTTGAACTTTATGGCTTATCAGAAAATCAAGTAAAAAAGAAAATGCGAACTTTGATGAAAAGAAGCAGTTTCAAAATGTGGAGAAAAAGAGTTCAAGGAAGAGCCACAAAACATAAAAAGAAAGTTTTGCACAAAGTTTCTAGGTTTCAGGGACCTTGGTAAAATCTAAAGTAGCTAAATAAACACTCCAATATAAAATAAACTAAATATTTTAATAAATTAGACCAAATTCAGTTGTCAAGGAATACTTGACAACTGCTAGTGATGAGGGGAGATACAAAGAAATACATAATAATTAAAGTCCTAATGAAAATTCTTACAAAGATTTCCAATTACTTCATTATATTCATTATCTGTTAATTTTGCAATTTTCTCTTTGATTCTAACTTTTGAGAGTGTTCTTATTTGATTTATTAAAATATCTGAATCTTGTTTTAGATTATCCCTTGATTTAATTCTCATTCTATATGGTTGCATATCATCTATTAAATCAGTTGATAAAGGAAGTAAAATAACTGTATCCAAAATAGAATTTTCATCATCACCTGAGATAATTACAGCTGGTCTGATTTTACCAACTTCATCACCTTTTTTAGGATATAAGTTTACAATTACAATATCACCTCTATTTAATTCCATCATCAACTCCAAGTTCTGCAAATTCTAAATCTTGATGTTGTTTTAATTTATTTAACTTTGCTAGTTTTTCTTCTCTATCAATTTTATCAATTAAAGGTCTAATTTGTTTTTCATATTTTGAAGAGATAAAATATCCTAAAGTAGTATGTTTTCTTCTATCAATAATCTGAGCTATATCCATAGCTTTTATTAATGATGGTTTATTTTGAATATCTGTAACACCATAAGTTGTCATATTATATCCTTTTTAATGTTTTAATCTATAAAAATTATATCTTATATTATAAAATATAGCAAATCTAAAAATTTAATAAACAGACAAAAAACAACTACCAAAAAACCTTACTAAGTTATATATTAAATATATAAAATAAAAAAGGATGCAAAATGCTAAAAGAACTTATTTTTACAGGACTTGGTGGAGCTTTGGTTTTAAAAGATAAAATTGAAGATGAACTAAAAAAGTTAGAAGAAAAAGGAAAACTTGATACTAAAGATGTTAAAAGCTTTTTAGAGTCACTGGAACAAAAAGGTAAAGAAAGTGATGAAAAGTTCAAAGCTGAATTAAAAACACATATGAAAGAGATTATAGATGAGCTAGGGCTTGCAACTAAAGAAGATTTAGCAAAACTAAAAGAGGATTTAAAATAAAAGCTTTTTTTAAAAACTTATCTTTATACTCAATTTCAAGGGTTTATAAAGTCTTTTTATTTTTATTAACGATTTATTTGGTTATAAAAAAGAAACAAAGTTTCTTTGGAATCAAACCACTAAAGCCTAAAAAATTAAAAGATACTATTATCACATTGGGAGCAAGTTTTATAAAACTTGCACAAGTTCTAGCAACTCGTGCTGACTTTTTTTCAGCTGATTATTTGGATGAGTTAAAAGAGTTGCACGATAAACTGCCACCAATGAACAAAGATGAATTTGAAGAGATTTTTAATATTGCATTTAAAGAAGATTCGTTTAAAAGTTTTGATAAAACTCCAATAGCTTGTGCATCAATTGGACAAGTTCATATAGGAATTTTATACGATGACACAAAAGTTGCTGTGAAGCTGCGAAGAAAAGGTATTAAAAATAGAGTTAGTGCTGATATAAAAATTATAAACTTTTTTAATTTTTTATTTAATCCCCTATTTTCGCACTATACAAAAAACTCTATTGAAGCTGTAATCAAAGAGTTTTCATCGATGATTTTACAAGAAGTAAGTCTTTCTCAAGAGTTACAAAATCTTAGAAAATTCTCTCAAACTTACAAAGATAGTGGAGTTAAATTTCCTGTTCCATTTCCAACTTTATGTTGTGATGATGCTTTGGTTATGAGTTTTGAAGAGGGATATAGATTTGATGATAAAAAGAATATTCTAAAAGAGAATATTGATTTTAAAAAAATCATTGGTACACTTGTTGGGTTTTATACAACTCAAATGCTTATAAATGGATATTTTCACGCTGATCCACATCCTGGAAACTTGCTTATTACAAAAGAAGGTGAGATAATATTACTAGATTTTGGAATGGTAAAAACAGTTCCAAATAGCTCTAGAATTGCTATTATTGAGCTAATTAAAGCTGCAAATGAAAAAGATTATGAGCTATATATTAGTGCCAGCAAAAGATTAGGAACTATTGCTTATGAAGCACCAACTGGCGAATTAGCTGAGTTTACAAGTAAGATGTTTGATATTTTCTCAAATGATAATCTAAGTAGTGAATCCATGCAACAACTAGCCTTTGATGTATTAGAAGGTACAAGAAATATGCCTTTTAAACTTCCAAGTGATGCAATTTATATCTTAAGAGTTAGTGCTATTATTGAAGGGCTAGGAACAACATATATTGAAAACTTCAATGGTATAAAAGATATTTTACCAATATTGCAAGATAATCTTCCAAAAGCTTTGGGGGCAAAAGATAGTATTATAGAAACAATAATTGATGAAATAAAAGATATTCCATTTACCCTAAAAGATTTAAAATCTGTTATAAAACAAGCAAGTAAAGGTGAGCTTCAAATTGAAGTATCAAATAATCAACTAGAATTTATTTCAAAAGAGATTAAAGATTTTATTAGACCAATTATTTTATCATTCGGATTAATTTTTACATCAATATTTATGATTTTATATGATAAAGAACTAAAACAGATGGCTTTAGCTCTATTTATTGTAGCAATCATTAGACTTATTTATAAATAAAGGAATTTTTATGAAAATAGCAATTATTGGAGCTGGTTTTTCTGGCTGTAATTTATATAATAATTTAAAAGAAAAATATGAAGATATTACTATTTTTGAAAAATCAAGGGGAGTTGGAGGTCGCCTTAGTACTAAGTATATTGAAGATAAATTCATAGACCACGGAACTTCATCTTTGATTCCAATTACAGATGATTTAAAAATGTTTTGTTTAGATTTATCAAGTAATGGTGTTGTAAAAGCAAAATATGATGAGTTTATACCAAAAAATGGAATAAATGCAATTTGTAAGTTTTTAATAGATGAAAAAGATTTAATCAAAAATACAAAAATCACAAAAGCCCAAAACATAGATAACAAATGGATTTTAGAAGATGAAAATCATAATATCTATAAAGATTTTGATTTACTATTTATCACCATTCCAGCACCTCAAATACTACAAATGAAAATAGAACTTTCAAATGAATTTAAAGAAAAACTTTCTCATATAAAATATGACTCTATTTTTTCTTTAATTCTTCACTCAAATGAAGATATAAAACTAGATAAAAGTGTCTTATATGAAAATCCAGATATTCAAAATATTATAAATAACTCAAGAAAATATCAATATAAAGATTTTAGCTCATATGTAATCCACTCTACAAAAGAGTTTGCAAATTGTGTAAATGAAAAAACAAAAGAGGAAATATGCGAGATTTTTTTAACTAATTTTGATGATGACACAAAAGAACTAATAGAAAAGTTTACAATGATTCCACACCTATGGAAATATGCCTTTGCAAAAACTTCTTTAGATATGCCCTACTTTTTAAATGATGAAAAAAATCTAGGAATTTGTGGGGATTTTTTTAATCATTCAAATATGGAAGCGGCACTTTTAAGCTCTGAATTATTGGGAAACATAAAATACTTCTAAGAAATTTAGAAGTATTTTAAAAGAAGTTATTTAATAAACTCAATAGAATCATCTAAAGATTCTCCTGACTTCATCATTCGAGGCACCCAATATGAATATCAATAATATTTTGAATTTTTAGTTGTATTTCATTAAGTTGCAACACTTCAAATTTTTTCTTATGTGTAAGTGGGTTTATATATTCTAATCCATAGATTGTTTTTATCTCTTCGAGGGCTATTTGCACTGACAAATTCTTATCATGAAGTTTAATAATTCTTTCAAGTTCTTTATAAACTGTATATGCAATAAATGATATTGAGATATGAGCTTCTATTCTATGTCTTAGATAATGATGAATTGGTCTTATTTTTAAATCTGTTTTAGAAATTCTAAAGGCTCTTTCTATATGCCACAGATTTGAGTAGTTTTCAATCACTTCAGATGGACTGAGTGTTGTATTTGTGATATAACCTTTAAGACCATCCCAAAGTGCATCTTCATTAAATTTATCATAATCAATTACTACTTCAATTTCATTTTTAAGATGTAAATATTTATTATATCCTCTACTATTGATTTGATCTTTTGTAAGTCTTCCTGATTTGATTTTCTTTTCTAATCTTTTTAAACCTTTTTCTCTATTATATTTATCTTTTTTTGCTCTTTTATCTGTATATGACAACACAAGTGTATCATCACCTTTTGCAACGGTTGCAATAGCATTATTTACATCAAGATTTAAAGATAATATTTTACTTTTTGTAATATGATTTTCATTTTTGATTCTTGCACCTAAGATATATTTATAGTTATGAGTTTTTAGTTGTTCTATATTATTTTTAGATAACAATCCTGAATCAGCTATTACAATTGGTTTTTCTAAATTAAATTTCTTTTCAAACTTTTGAAGTATTGGTATAAAAGTATTTCCTTCATAGCTATTCCCCTCATAAATATCATAGCCTATTGGATAACCTTTTTCTCCCACTAAAAGTCCAAGCATTATTTGTGGAGATTGAAATTTACCATCTTTACTAAATCCAATTCTTCTTAAATCATCCTCATCTTCACTCTCAAAGTAAAGTGTTGTAACATCATAAAATAAAACAGTAATTTCACCTAATATTTTTTTTGTATGTTCAAAGGCTACTTGTTCAATCTCCTCTTTATATACAACATTAAACTTATCCATAAAGCGATATATCTTCATAATATCAATATCTATATTTCTATATCGTTTAAGATACTCAATAACTTTTAATTTACTTCCTGGATTAATAAGTCTTGTTACAACTAAATGTTTTAAAAGTTCATCATCAATAATTTTACTAAATCCAATATAATCAAACAATCTTGCGATAATAAGTTCTGGGCCAATACAAACAATACTATTTGTTGATAGATTTTTTACAAAGGTATCTATTATATTTTCACTATTATCATTTGGAAATAAATTTAATATAGGTTGTTTGGTGAGTTGTGGAATAAGTTTTAATCCCTCTTCATATAAAAGTTCTATTTCTATTTCATCTTTAGATGAACCAATAGTTTGCACTACTTTATTATTTCTTCCAATTTTTTCTATTATTTGAACACTTATACTACCACTTGCATTTCTTTTTTTACGAATAAACATACAATATTATATCGTGGGTCACCCAACTTAAAAATTAAAATACCTTAACCATGGGGTTTATTAGATATTGTTTTATGCTCTTTTTCAAAAGTGATGAAGTCAGGAAGAGTTTGCAAATTGTGTAAATGAAAAAACAAAAGAGGAAATATGCGAGATTTTTTTAACTAATTTTGATGATGACACAAAAGAACTAATAGAAAAGTTTACAATGATTCCACACCTATGGAAATATGCCTTTGCAAAAACTTCTTTAGATATGCCCTACTTTTTAAATGATGAAAAAAATCTAGGAATTTGTGGGGATTTTTTTAATCATTCAAATATGGAAGCGGCACTTTTAAGCTCTGAATTATTGGGAAACATAAAATACTTCTAAGAAATTTAGAAGTATTTTAAAAGAAGTTATTTAATAAACTCAATAGAATCATCTAAAGATTCTTTATCTGCAGATGATTGTTCATTTAATCTATATCCAAAAGGAAGTAAACAAGCTATTTGGAATTTTGAAGTATCAAGTCCTAATACTTCTTCGATATTTTCTTTTTCATAAGATTCAATAGGACAAGAATCAATACCTTTTATAGCAGCTGCTGTCATCATATTTCCTGCTGATAAATATGTTTGTCTTGCAGGCCAAGAATACATATTTTCATTACTATGACAACTATCTTCTGGATGATTAGGAAAGACTCCTGTATAAAATTCTAATTTATCAGCTGGAGAGCCTTTTTTAACAGACTTTGAATTAGATGATTGGGATTCAGAGTTTATGCTTTCAATAGCTGCCAAAAAAATAACCAAATGAGAAGAAGAACTAATTGAAATTTCTTCTGAACAAAGTGGGCTTATTTTTGTTTTTAATTCGTCATTTGAAATAACTAAAAATTTCCAAGGTTTCATACCAAAAGAAGAAGTTGATTTTTTTCCTGCTTTAAGTATGAAATTTATATCATCATCGGAAATCTTTTTTGTATTGTCAAATATCTCACATGCATGACTAAAATCTAAAACATTCATTAATATATTTTCCATAGTATTCCTTTTCAATGTAAGTTTACTAATTTACCTTCTATTCTCTTAACAAATGATAAAGATAGTC
This region includes:
- a CDS encoding lipocalin family protein; its protein translation is MEKISKSLILICIMFLFTACSSKNPPLQTVEKVDLERYLGTWYEIARYEHFFEKDCKNVSANYSIMDEETIKVINKCTKIQTNEKKEAMGRAYAIDETNSKLKVSFFRPFYGDYWVLILDENYEYAVVGTPNREYLWILARDKKLPLKIQNDILEKLPSLGFDISKLLWTMQEK
- a CDS encoding TIGR03643 family protein, with product MYFEKKDSEKLDFTKKSKKEKQDLSELQEEDLNRLIEMAWQDRTTFDTIFELYGLSENQVKKKMRTLMKRSSFKMWRKRVQGRATKHKKKVLHKVSRFQGPW
- a CDS encoding type II toxin-antitoxin system PemK/MazF family toxin — its product is MELNRGDIVIVNLYPKKGDEVGKIRPAVIISGDDENSILDTVILLPLSTDLIDDMQPYRMRIKSRDNLKQDSDILINQIRTLSKVRIKEKIAKLTDNEYNEVIGNLCKNFH
- a CDS encoding ABC1 kinase family protein; the encoded protein is MYLVIKKKQSFFGIKPLKPKKLKDTIITLGASFIKLAQVLATRADFFSADYLDELKELHDKLPPMNKDEFEEIFNIAFKEDSFKSFDKTPIACASIGQVHIGILYDDTKVAVKLRRKGIKNRVSADIKIINFFNFLFNPLFSHYTKNSIEAVIKEFSSMILQEVSLSQELQNLRKFSQTYKDSGVKFPVPFPTLCCDDALVMSFEEGYRFDDKKNILKENIDFKKIIGTLVGFYTTQMLINGYFHADPHPGNLLITKEGEIILLDFGMVKTVPNSSRIAIIELIKAANEKDYELYISASKRLGTIAYEAPTGELAEFTSKMFDIFSNDNLSSESMQQLAFDVLEGTRNMPFKLPSDAIYILRVSAIIEGLGTTYIENFNGIKDILPILQDNLPKALGAKDSIIETIIDEIKDIPFTLKDLKSVIKQASKGELQIEVSNNQLEFISKEIKDFIRPIILSFGLIFTSIFMILYDKELKQMALALFIVAIIRLIYK
- a CDS encoding NAD(P)-binding protein, whose amino-acid sequence is MKIAIIGAGFSGCNLYNNLKEKYEDITIFEKSRGVGGRLSTKYIEDKFIDHGTSSLIPITDDLKMFCLDLSSNGVVKAKYDEFIPKNGINAICKFLIDEKDLIKNTKITKAQNIDNKWILEDENHNIYKDFDLLFITIPAPQILQMKIELSNEFKEKLSHIKYDSIFSLILHSNEDIKLDKSVLYENPDIQNIINNSRKYQYKDFSSYVIHSTKEFANCVNEKTKEEICEIFLTNFDDDTKELIEKFTMIPHLWKYAFAKTSLDMPYFLNDEKNLGICGDFFNHSNMEAALLSSELLGNIKYF
- a CDS encoding IS1634 family transposase gives rise to the protein MFIRKKRNASGSISVQIIEKIGRNNKVVQTIGSSKDEIEIELLYEEGLKLIPQLTKQPILNLFPNDNSENIIDTFVKNLSTNSIVCIGPELIIARLFDYIGFSKIIDDELLKHLVVTRLINPGSKLKVIEYLKRYRNIDIDIMKIYRFMDKFNVVYKEEIEQVAFEHTKKILGEITVLFYDVTTLYFESEDEDDLRRIGFSKDGKFQSPQIMLGLLVGEKGYPIGYDIYEGNSYEGNTFIPILQKFEKKFNLEKPIVIADSGLLSKNNIEQLKTHNYKYILGARIKNENHITKSKILSLNLDVNNAIATVAKGDDTLVLSYTDKRAKKDKYNREKGLKRLEKKIKSGRLTKDQINSRGYNKYLHLKNEIEVVIDYDKFNEDALWDGLKGYITNTTLSPSEVIENYSNLWHIERAFRISKTDLKIRPIHHYLRHRIEAHISISFIAYTVYKELERIIKLHDKNLSVQIALEEIKTIYGLEYINPLTHKKKFEVLQLNEIQLKIQNIIDIHIGCLE
- a CDS encoding NAD(P)H-dependent oxidoreductase yields the protein MENILMNVLDFSHACEIFDNTKKISDDDINFILKAGKKSTSSFGMKPWKFLVISNDELKTKISPLCSEEISISSSSHLVIFLAAIESINSESQSSNSKSVKKGSPADKLEFYTGVFPNHPEDSCHSNENMYSWPARQTYLSAGNMMTAAAIKGIDSCPIESYEKENIEEVLGLDTSKFQIACLLPFGYRLNEQSSADKESLDDSIEFIK